Proteins encoded together in one Asterias rubens chromosome 4, eAstRub1.3, whole genome shotgun sequence window:
- the LOC117289541 gene encoding CRAL-TRIO domain-containing protein C3H8.02-like: MPSNSNEYEPDESEQDRRLGELGLRLKIEHDEEGFLNDKYNLLRYLRGYDWDVNIAHQKLQATLQWRRKLRPWETSCKYCDNKPGFHSWRQVGIDKQGRPVVYSSFVQATGSFTAEDNVQHTLYLMENAKRCMRPEEYTWVWVLDCSGLTMAACNPMLARAVNHVVAEHYPERMGLVIVINHGIVFEGIWRGMRLFIHPRTASKLRLCRGDKVATTFQELFPEDLCVWFLKELELNAQRTVSPAQLQFWREPADSDAHDPRGCPSYVSQYIDKYYKEVIVPQANENVEKPEACTIHKPHSNIIQVLKEEAMLEVQNN, from the exons ATGCCATCGAACTCCAACGAGTACGAGCCGGACGAAAGTGAACAAGACCGGCGACTTGGCGAGTTGGGTCTTCGTTTAAAGATTGAGCATGATGAGGAAGGATTCCTCAATGATAAATACAA TTTACTTCGTTACCTCCGAGGATACGACTGGGATGTGAACATTGCACACCAGAAACTCCAGGCCACCCTACAGTGGAGACGCAAGCTCAGACCATGGGAGACTAGCTGTAAATACTGCGACAACAAGCCTGGGTTTCACTCATGG CGTCAAGTGGGCATCGACAAACAAGGCAGGCCAGTGGTGTACTCCTCTTTCGTTCAGGCGACCGGATCCTTCACAGCGGAGGATAACGTACAACACACCTTATACCTCATGGAGAACGCAAAACGTTGTATGAGACCAGAGGAATACACATGGGTCTGGGTACTAGACTGCtctg GTTTGACGATGGCAGCGTGTAATCCGATGCTTGCCAGAGCCGTAAACCACGTGGTCGCAGAACACTACCCGGAGAGAATGGGTCTGGTCATCGTCATTAATCACGGCATCGTCTTCGAAGGGATATGGAGAGGAATGCGCCTCTTCATTCATCCACGAACAGCCAGCAAACTACGCCTGTGCCGCGGTGATAAAGTGGCCACAACGTTTCAGGAGCTTTTCCCGGAGGATCTATGTGTGTGGTTCCTGAAGGAGCTGGAGCTGAATGCTCAGCGAACGGTCTCACCCGCACAGCTGCAATTCTGGAGGGAGCCTGCAGACAGTGACGCCCATGACCCGCGAGGGTGCCCCTCCTATGTTAGTCAGTACATTGATAAATACTACAAGGAGGTTATAGTACCGCAGGCAAATGAGAATGTTGAGAAGCCCGAAGCGTGTACGATACATAAACCACATTCCAATATAATACAGGTGTTAAAAGAGGAGGCGATGCTAGAAGTGCAAAACAACTGA